A region from the Hydra vulgaris chromosome 08, alternate assembly HydraT2T_AEP genome encodes:
- the LOC136083481 gene encoding uncharacterized protein LOC136083481: protein MERNYVRKTQRGATNDRIKSALDVIKMGCSLKNVASEFSINKKTLQRHRDRKVKVAGGLSLGGKFPVFSKEFELKIVTQVQIMETALFGLTTIDVRRLAYDFAKQMGIDNPFNKESKMAGVDWLRGFMSCNLQLSIRAPQATSISRAIGFNKPKVNQFFSVYKSLFEEHKFSAKQLWNMDETGITNVHKPGKIIATKGKRQVSKITSGERGATVTVVCAMSASGTYVPPLFIFPRKQMTDRLAVGAPSGSIIRVSSSGWTDSSLFIKWLTHFVSVTHASKTNEQLIVLDGHHSHKTIEAINFCRDNGIHRITLPPHCTHKMQPLDRTFFKPLKVGYNTAASNWMLSH, encoded by the coding sequence atggAGAGAAATTATGTGCGAAAAACACAGAGAGGTGCAACAAATGATAGAATAAAGTCAGCATTAGATGTAATAAAGATGGGCTGCAGTCTAAAGAATGTTGCATCAGaatttagtattaataaaaaaacattacaacgTCATCGAGATAGAAAAGTAAAAGTAGCTGGTGGTTTGTCTCTGGGTGGAAAATTTCCTGTTTTTAGTAAAGAATTTGAATTAAAGATTGTTACACAAGTTCAGATTATGGAAACAGCATTATTTGGTTTGACAACAATAGATGTGCGTCGTCTCGCATATGATTTTGCTAAGCAAATGGGAATCGATAATCCTTTTAATAAAGAGTCAAAAATGGCAGGAGTGGATTGGCTGCGAGGATTCATGTCTTGCAATCTACAACTTTCTATTCGAGCTCCACAAGCCACCAGTATAAGCAGAGCCATTGGCTTCAATAAACCAAaagtaaatcaatttttttcagtatacAAGTCATTATTTGAGGAACATAAGTTTTCAGCCAAACAGCTCTGGAATATGGATGAAACTGGAATCACAAATGTCCATAAGCCAGGAAAAATAATTGCAACGAAAGGCAAACGACAAGTTTCGAAAATAACTAGTGGAGAAAGAGGTGCTACTGTGACAGTTGTGTGTGCAATGAGTGCAAGTGGCACTTATGTCCCACCCTTATTTATATTTCCCCGTAAGCAAATGACTGATAGGCTGGCTGTTGGTGCACCTTCAGGCTCAATTATTAGAGTTAGCTCCAGTGGATGGACTGATTCATCTTTATTCATTAAATGGTTAACACATTTTGTTTCTGTGACTCATGCATCTAAAACTAATGAGCAATTAATTGTACTTGATGGTCATCACAGTCACAAAACAATTGAGGCCATTAACTTTTGTCGTGACAATGGGATCCATCGCATAACTCTTCCACCTCATTGTACACACAAGATGCAACCTTTAGATCgtacattttttaaaccattaaaagTTGGCTACAATACAGCAGCAAGCAACTGGATGTTATCACATTAG
- the LOC136083482 gene encoding zinc finger MYM-type protein 1-like, whose amino-acid sequence MNTWKGLSKKLKENETCSAHFKCFEQWMTLRKAGIANQATIDEKQQKWLHRNLAFRGSDTAIGSKSNGNFLGVFELLAKYDTVLNELMQRIQDKETKEHYLSNDTQNELIRLLAREIESKNLSKVKKAKYYSVILDCTPDVSHKEQMSIILRSVTCTPGVGIDISENFFGYLTVNDTTGKGLFNAFLNQAKNWDLNILDCRGQSYDNGANMKGKVKGVQARFLEMNPKALYVPCANHSLNLVIVDEILEALEKLEEHALEKRDGATFTKVRSLTEYIRTWPFLLSIIIWHDVLFQINKSSKLLQSSATSLDILASEINATKAFLYEYRENVFSDARVKASEIAEVLGIEKCADHTWQPEHQYKADFFLPLIDMSIASVKERFEQIRIVTKLYDFLYRSESLIKACNKNSLSAYCKNLQIKLADIDFEDLESESTMVDERLSSLAMLSVENEVARTLSYEGIINEFASMKTRRKPFF is encoded by the exons ATGAACACTTGGAAAGGCttgtcaaaaaaacttaaagaaaacgAAACATGCAGTGCACATTTCAAGTGCTTTGAACAATGGATGACTTTACGAAAAG CAGGCATTGCAAATCAAGCTACCATAGACGAGAAACAACAAAAGTGGCTTCATAGAAATCTTGCATTCCGCGGTTCAGACACAGCCATTGGTTCAAAGAGCAATGGAAACTTTCTTGGGGTGTTTGAATTACTGGCTAAGTATGATACCGTTCTCAATGAGCTTATGCAAAGAATTCAGGACAAAGAAACCAAAGAGCACTACTTGAGCAATGACACACAGAACGAGTTGATTAGACTTTTAGCCAGGGAGATTGAATCCAAAAACCTTTCTAAGGTAAAAAAGGCAAAATACTATTCTGTTATTTTAGATTGTACGCCAGACGTTTCGCATAAAGAACAAATGAGCATTATTCTGCGATCAGTAACATGCACTCCTGGAGTAGGTATCGACATTTCCGAAAATTTCTTTGGATATCTCACAGTAAATGATACCACTGGAAAAGGGCTTttcaatgcatttttaaatcaggCAAAAAATTGGGATCTAAATATTTTAGACTGCCGAGGTCAATCTTACGATAATGGTGCTAATATGAAAGGAAAAGTAAAAGGTGTTCAAGCAAGGTTTCTGGAAATGAATCCTAAGGCCTTATATGTTCCATGTGCTAACCATTCACTCAATCTTGTTATTGTTGATG aaatcttaGAGGCACTTGAAAAATTGGAAGAACATGCCTTAGAAAAAAGAGATGGGGCAACTTTCACAAAAGTACGATCGCTGACAGAATATATTAGAACATGGCCTTTCTTATTATCAATCATTATTTGGCATGacgttttatttcaaattaacaaATCAAGTAAGCTGCTTCAGTCTTCTGCAACCTCTCTCGACATATTAGCTAGTGAAATAAATGCAACAAAAGCGTTTCTTTATGAGTATCGCGAAAATGTATTTTCTGACGCACGTGTTAAGGCATCAGAAATCGCAGAAGTATTGGgcattgaaaag TGTGCTGATCACACTTGGCAACCTGAACATCAGTATAAAGCAGATTTCTTTTTGCCACTAATTGATATGTCAATTGCATCAGTAAAAGAGCGTTTTGAACAGATCAGGATTGTCACAAAGCTTTATGACTTTCTTTACCGATCTGAGAGTCTTATCAAAGCTTGTAATAAAAATTCTCTGTCTGCTTATtgcaaaaatttgcaaataaagcTTGCTGATATAGATTTTGAGGATTTAGAATCGGA gtCAACAATGGTTGATGAACGTTTGTCTTCCTTAGCAATGCTGTCTGTTGAGAACGAGGTTGCAAGAACATTAAGTTATGAAGGCATAATAAATGAGTTTGCAAGCATGAAAACACGTCGCAAACCCTTTTTTTGA